One window of Halodesulfovibrio sp. genomic DNA carries:
- a CDS encoding phage tail protein, giving the protein MELGVFKYDALIQVEAFNGSSSVLLLLVMGWLHDHDKECDHTGLADPEVDASLNDDFTADVDLAIEFEEPL; this is encoded by the coding sequence GTGGAACTGGGCGTATTCAAGTATGACGCGCTCATTCAGGTAGAAGCCTTTAACGGCAGCAGTAGCGTATTGCTTCTCCTCGTAATGGGCTGGCTGCATGATCACGACAAAGAATGCGACCATACCGGTCTTGCAGATCCGGAAGTAGATGCAAGCTTGAACGATGACTTTACCGCGGATGTTGATCTCGCCATAGAGTTTGAAGAA
- a CDS encoding phage major capsid protein, P2 family: MNTLTRQAFNALCKAYCEGYGVPSVQQQFSLTPTVQQKLQDKIVEQSTFLPKINVIPVDELQGQNILGCVTGPVSGRTDTSVDGKERMPRDVLGMEPYEYQLHQVNSDVYMTYKTMDVWAKFPDFHDRYTSNVQSQIANDRELVGWYGTHAAKDTDLSKYPLMQDVLPGWFQYMRDRKPENIISQGKVAGEIRIGEGGDYANLDLAVNDMLQGIPKWKRKGLVVMVGDELIARERAALLLAVKGTPTEKNAMNTAMATIGGLPWETPSNYSGRGLTITNHKNLSIYYQDGKWRRHIKDKPEKDRVEDFNSRNEGYVVEDVEQLVAVEFDNVKLPNEAGDGWV, translated from the coding sequence TTTCTCTTACCCCGACAGTTCAGCAAAAGCTTCAAGATAAGATTGTAGAGCAGTCTACCTTCCTGCCGAAGATCAACGTTATCCCAGTAGACGAGCTGCAGGGGCAGAATATTTTAGGCTGCGTTACCGGTCCCGTTTCTGGTCGAACAGATACCAGTGTGGACGGTAAAGAGCGCATGCCGCGCGATGTGCTTGGTATGGAGCCGTACGAGTACCAGCTGCACCAAGTGAACAGTGATGTGTACATGACCTATAAGACCATGGACGTGTGGGCGAAGTTCCCAGATTTCCACGATCGCTACACAAGCAACGTGCAGTCGCAGATTGCAAACGACCGCGAGCTTGTTGGTTGGTACGGTACACACGCCGCCAAAGATACAGATCTTTCTAAATACCCGCTCATGCAGGATGTGCTCCCTGGTTGGTTCCAGTACATGCGCGACCGCAAGCCGGAGAACATTATCTCTCAGGGTAAAGTAGCCGGCGAAATTCGCATTGGCGAAGGTGGCGACTACGCCAACCTTGATCTTGCCGTTAACGACATGCTGCAGGGCATCCCGAAATGGAAGCGCAAAGGCTTGGTCGTAATGGTGGGTGATGAGCTTATTGCGCGCGAGCGCGCCGCATTGCTTTTAGCCGTTAAAGGTACTCCGACAGAAAAGAACGCCATGAACACAGCCATGGCAACCATCGGCGGGCTGCCGTGGGAGACTCCGTCTAACTACTCAGGACGCGGTCTTACCATCACTAACCACAAGAACCTCTCCATCTATTATCAGGACGGTAAATGGCGTCGTCACATCAAAGACAAGCCGGAAAAAGACCGCGTGGAAGACTTCAACAGTCGTAACGAGGGCTACGTAGTTGAGGACGTAGAGCAGTTGGTTGCAGTTGAGTTTGATAATGTGAAGCTGCCGAATGAAGCCGGCGATGGCTGGGTGTAA